The proteins below come from a single Thunnus thynnus chromosome 10, fThuThy2.1, whole genome shotgun sequence genomic window:
- the LOC137191413 gene encoding protein S100-A11-like, producing MESAIGVLVSQFKKYAGSDGSPNTLSRDEFRRLVASELRNFVKNAADPTATDQLMSSLDKNNDGELNFLEFWQLIGHLASEHGGFSQ from the exons ATGGAGTCTGCTATTGGTGTGCTGGTGTCCCAGTTCAAGAAGTATGCTGGCAGCGATGGTTCCCCTAACACACTGAGCAGAGACGAGTTCCGCAGACTGGTCGCGTCAGAGCTCCGTAACTTTGTTAAA AATGCTGCTGACCCTACTGCCACCGACCAGCTTATGAGCTCATTGGACAAGAACAATGATGGAGAGCTCAACTTCCTGGAGTTCTGGCAGCTGATTGGGCATCTTGCAAGCGAGCATGGGGGATTCAGCCAATAG
- the si:ch211-105c13.3 gene encoding protein S100-A1: MESAIQTVVTTFLGSARGKENLDGKAFQKLVKKQLSGIMEDTNSSSAVKEMQRGLDENSDGKVSFQEYLTLIGYVANSLSQSRTDSNAAAS, translated from the exons ATGGAGTCAGCCATTCAGACAGTGGTGACTACATTTCTCGGTTCCGCCAGAGGGAAGGAGAACTTAGATGGGAAAGCCTTCCAGAAACTGGTGAAGAAACAGCTCAGCGGCATCATGGAG gACACAAACAGCTCCTCCGCCGTTAAGGAGATGCAGCGGGGACTGGATGAGAACAGCGATGGAAAGGTCAGCTTCCAGGAATACCTCACTCTGATTGGCTATGTGGCCAACTCCCTCAGTCAGAGCAGGACTGATTCCAATGCTGCAGCATCATAG